One region of Chryseobacterium muglaense genomic DNA includes:
- the mobB gene encoding conjugal transfer protein MobB has translation MIAKIGRGNNLHGALAYNQLKVENENGKILFMNKMIETKDGKYTVTQLTKSFEPYLMANKNTEKATLHISLNPDPKDQVSDEKFVQIAQDYMNEMGYSEQPFVVFKHTDINRTHIHIVSIGVDEEGRKISDKFEKRKSMKICRNIEKKYQLLSATDKEFAQNEQIFSPVDYHSGDVKSQLASVIRNIANYYHFQTIGEYNAVLSIFNITSEKVEKVDGGVVKNGLVYFALNEKGDKISHPFKSSLFGKVAGLDALNDHFLKSKEIQKASSVNETLKAALLLVMKSKPGEIEFKKKLKEMGINTVVRRNATGRIYGVTFIDHQSKSVWNGSRLGKEFSANSFNQYWSVDNNSNKQRNDESRNDVYLNNFEVVQSKQPHELFNFLQDYSTNIIAEFGSILPESLGEDFDELDFENRIKKKRKLRKPKS, from the coding sequence ATGATTGCCAAAATTGGAAGAGGAAATAATTTACATGGAGCTTTAGCCTATAATCAGCTTAAAGTAGAAAATGAAAATGGTAAGATCCTGTTCATGAATAAGATGATTGAAACGAAAGATGGAAAATATACTGTTACTCAATTAACCAAATCATTTGAACCGTATCTGATGGCTAATAAAAATACAGAGAAAGCAACACTACATATTTCTCTTAATCCAGATCCTAAAGATCAGGTGTCAGATGAAAAGTTTGTGCAGATTGCTCAGGATTATATGAATGAAATGGGATATAGCGAACAACCTTTCGTTGTATTTAAACATACAGATATTAACCGTACACATATCCACATAGTAAGTATTGGTGTTGACGAGGAAGGCAGAAAAATATCGGATAAATTTGAGAAAAGAAAGTCAATGAAGATTTGTCGCAATATTGAAAAAAAATACCAGTTGCTTTCTGCTACAGATAAAGAGTTTGCACAAAATGAACAAATTTTCAGTCCCGTTGATTATCATTCCGGAGATGTGAAAAGTCAACTCGCTTCTGTTATCAGAAATATTGCAAACTACTACCATTTTCAGACGATAGGAGAGTATAATGCCGTGCTTTCAATATTTAATATTACCTCAGAGAAAGTTGAAAAAGTAGACGGTGGAGTTGTTAAAAACGGACTTGTTTATTTTGCTTTAAATGAAAAAGGTGATAAAATAAGCCACCCTTTTAAATCTTCTTTGTTTGGTAAGGTTGCAGGATTAGATGCGCTGAATGATCATTTTTTGAAGTCAAAGGAAATACAAAAAGCAAGTTCTGTCAATGAAACACTGAAAGCAGCTTTGCTTTTAGTAATGAAGAGTAAACCTGGTGAAATTGAATTTAAAAAGAAACTGAAAGAAATGGGAATCAATACTGTTGTCAGACGCAATGCTACTGGTAGAATTTATGGTGTAACTTTTATTGACCATCAATCTAAATCAGTGTGGAATGGTTCACGCCTGGGAAAAGAATTTTCTGCCAATTCCTTTAATCAATATTGGAGTGTGGATAATAATTCAAATAAACAACGGAATGATGAAAGCAGAAACGATGTTTATTTGAATAATTTTGAAGTTGTACAATCTAAGCAACCTCATGAATTATTTAATTTTTTACAGGATTATTCTACAAATATCATAGCTGAGTTTGGTAGTATCCTGCCTGAAAGTCTGGGCGAAGATTTCGATGAATTAGATTTTGAAAATAGAATAAAAAAGAAAAGAAAATTGAGAAAACCGAAGAGCTAG
- a CDS encoding Crp/Fnr family transcriptional regulator, which produces MQIIKDYLQKLALISDEDWVVFSTKFEKQIFKKKDLIIKSGDVENYLSFIETGIVRFWIETEDKDVIFDFTYEKSFFSAYLSFLTRESTNWNIQEVTPIVLWRISYTDLQLIYDQTQVGEKIGRLAAENLFMMATKRKISLLTSTAEELYVELFIKM; this is translated from the coding sequence ATGCAAATAATTAAAGATTATCTTCAAAAGCTAGCTCTAATATCTGATGAAGATTGGGTGGTATTTTCTACAAAATTCGAGAAGCAGATATTTAAAAAGAAAGACCTAATAATCAAGTCAGGAGATGTAGAGAATTATCTTTCCTTTATTGAAACAGGGATTGTTCGTTTTTGGATAGAAACCGAAGATAAAGATGTAATATTTGATTTTACGTATGAGAAAAGCTTTTTCAGTGCTTATTTGTCATTTCTTACAAGAGAGTCCACAAATTGGAATATTCAAGAAGTAACACCTATAGTTTTGTGGAGAATTTCCTATACAGATTTACAGCTCATATATGATCAGACACAGGTTGGCGAAAAAATAGGAAGACTTGCAGCTGAGAATTTATTTATGATGGCTACAAAGAGAAAAATTTCTCTTTTAACAAGTACCGCGGAAGAGCTATATGTAGAATTATTTATAAAAATGTAG
- a CDS encoding helix-turn-helix domain-containing protein encodes MIQNPLKARELISFTKKNYQNKEIVTVCDRLLVQSYYYENNYNDALQQILLTADQQNVEGVISYRTILYSAGIKEVGFTKKYNQASLFLLNEEILKANELVLQNNQEKAFETIIKILPKITVKNKDNFRDSFIFLLSNLGESGWLAKHPNDHNPVLKILSYYPDDLAFNILNKRMFSASISEDWLKKTNNLIDNSTNFRLKIIYYNLLQNYYLDNKDVSNYTLISDKKEEQAGKKNKAITQARSQWIYLTEKKYDEEFIFTNKRGIFIIASIILLSCIITIILIIKIRQERIKGKSYQLLSNKLKTNSNRRKEPQVISENVKLVLLEKLEKLESTNFYLDSNISIQILAKKLDSNSKYVSETINTYKKKSFTAYINELRIEYIKQKLNNELIYRSYKIKYLAEESGFSSHSVFSSVFKSIEGVSPAQYIQLLK; translated from the coding sequence ATGATACAAAATCCCTTAAAGGCAAGGGAATTGATAAGTTTTACCAAGAAAAATTATCAAAACAAAGAAATTGTTACCGTCTGTGATCGTCTTTTGGTTCAGTCTTATTATTATGAGAATAATTATAATGATGCACTTCAGCAAATACTTTTAACAGCAGATCAACAAAATGTAGAAGGAGTTATTTCTTATCGTACTATATTGTATTCAGCGGGTATTAAAGAGGTCGGTTTTACTAAAAAATATAATCAGGCTTCTTTATTTCTGCTTAATGAGGAAATTCTTAAGGCAAATGAGTTAGTCTTGCAAAATAATCAGGAAAAAGCATTTGAAACCATTATAAAAATTCTTCCTAAAATTACTGTTAAAAATAAAGATAATTTCAGGGATAGCTTTATTTTTCTGTTGTCAAATCTTGGTGAGAGCGGTTGGTTAGCGAAGCATCCCAATGATCATAATCCTGTTTTAAAAATACTTTCTTATTATCCTGACGATTTGGCATTTAATATTTTGAATAAGAGAATGTTTTCTGCAAGTATTTCCGAGGATTGGTTAAAGAAAACGAATAATTTGATAGATAATTCTACTAATTTTAGATTAAAGATTATTTACTATAACTTATTACAGAATTATTATTTAGATAATAAGGATGTGTCGAATTACACTTTAATTTCAGATAAAAAAGAAGAACAGGCAGGAAAAAAGAATAAAGCTATAACGCAGGCGCGCTCACAATGGATCTATCTTACTGAAAAAAAATATGATGAAGAATTTATTTTTACTAATAAGAGAGGGATTTTTATAATAGCCAGCATAATTCTCTTATCATGCATCATAACGATCATATTAATCATCAAAATACGGCAGGAAAGAATTAAAGGTAAAAGCTATCAACTCCTTTCAAATAAATTAAAAACAAACTCAAATAGAAGAAAAGAACCTCAAGTGATTTCGGAGAATGTAAAACTTGTTCTTTTAGAAAAATTAGAAAAACTGGAGTCAACAAACTTCTATTTAGATTCCAATATATCAATCCAAATATTGGCAAAAAAGCTAGATTCAAATTCAAAATATGTTTCTGAGACCATCAATACCTACAAAAAGAAGAGTTTCACCGCATATATTAACGAGCTAAGAATTGAGTATATCAAGCAAAAGCTCAACAATGAATTAATTTATCGAAGTTATAAGATAAAATATTTGGCGGAAGAGAGTGGGTTTTCATCTCACAGTGTTTTTTCGTCTGTGTTTAAAAGTATCGAAGGTGTTTCTCCTGCACAATATATTCAACTACTAAAATAA